A stretch of the Uranotaenia lowii strain MFRU-FL chromosome 3, ASM2978415v1, whole genome shotgun sequence genome encodes the following:
- the LOC129757397 gene encoding U6 snRNA-associated Sm-like protein LSm2 translates to MLFYSFFKSLVGKDVVVELKNDLSICGTLHSVDQYLNIKLTDISVTDPEKYPHMLSVKNCFIRGSVVRYVQLPGDEVDTQLLQDAARKEAVTSVR, encoded by the exons atg ctgTTCTATTCTTTCTTTAAATCGCTAGTCGGCAAAGATGTGGTTGTGGagttgaaaaatgatttaag CATTTGTGGCACCCTACATTCCGTGGACCAATATCTGAACATCAAGCTCACCGATATAAGCGTGACGGACCCGGAGAAATATCCTCACATGCTTTCGGTGAAGAACTGCTTCATTCGAGGTTCGGTTGTGCGGTACGTGCAGCTACCCGGTGACGAAGTAGACACTCAGCTGCTGCAGGATGCTGCTCGGAAAGAAGCTGTCACTAGTGTACGTTAA